A region of Liolophura sinensis isolate JHLJ2023 chromosome 8, CUHK_Ljap_v2, whole genome shotgun sequence DNA encodes the following proteins:
- the LOC135472619 gene encoding uncharacterized protein LOC135472619 isoform X1, protein MRTHLYCLLHFTITASLLFYTDGMNADCSDSRSSNISTHPQFKLKPSNISAHVGDMVTLHCEGKFAVDIAAVHWLVNSTMPLNVMCWEMKTEVCYRYQQTPYPNNRGANLTVNVTEDDFYLPLSCRVYTAQIDAVLPCVTVYIVPYPPDEKRDIGLLLPIVVPVAVIILLLLTCLCYYLYEPQITFFFYTWYTFKCQKHHKGRFGCDILVVHDDDDHTFVREHIAPNLKSLAYLKYKTMAKDLSAGRFLFEGTRELMEDSHSVMFIITPGILNEALFSHLLNVAVRLKRQILLVTVHKEGLKLTSWETLRKSYSKSETLANGLQYMKPVRWPGNKASGRQIKNFWCKIRRQLPIVKPGNHVVSHKYTPCLNRDTFVDVSKPDLDTVTA, encoded by the exons ATTCTAGATCCTCCAACATTTCTACTCATCCTCAGTTTAAACTGAAACCCAGCAATATCAGCGCTCACGTTGGAGATATGGTCACTTTGCACTGTGAGGGGAAATTTGCTGTGGACATTGCAGCAGTTCACTGGCTTGTTAACAGCACAATGCCACTGAACGTCATGTGTTGGGAAATGAAGACAGAGGTCTGTTACAGATATCAACAGACACCATATCCCAATAACAG AGGTGCTAACTTGACAGTGAATGTGACAGAAGATGATTTTTACCTACCACTGAGTTGTCGTGTATATACTGCTCAGATTGATGCTGTTTTGCCCTGTGTGACAGTATACATTGTCCCTTATC CGCCTGATGAGAAGCGAGACATTGGCCTGCTATTACCCATTGTCGTACCAGTAGCTGTGATAATACTCCTTCTGCTCACCTGCCTGTGTTATTACTTGTATGAACCACAGATCACCTTCTTCTTCTACACGTGgtacacatttaaatgtcaaaagCATCACAAAG GTCGTTTTGGCTGTGACATACTGGTGGTGCATGATGACGATGATCATACGTTTGTCAGAGAACATATTGCCCCAAATCTGAAGAGTTTAGCCTACCTGAAGTACAAGACAATGGCCAAGGATCTCTCTGCTGGACGAT ttcTCTTCGAGGGCACACGGGAACTAATGGAAGACTCGCACAGTGTAATGTTCATCATTACCCCGGGGATACTGAACGAGGCCCTGTTTAGTCACCTCCTCAATGTGGCTGTCAGGTTAAAGCGACAGATTCTACTGGTCACTGTACACAAGGAAGGCTTAAAGTTAACATCCTGGGAGACATTGAGGAAGTCCTACAGCAAGTCTGAAACGCTGGCCAATGGCCTTCAGTACATGAAACCTGTGAGGTGGCCCGGGAACAAAGCCTCtggcagacaaataaaaaacTTTTGGTGTAAGATCCGTCGGCAGCTGCCCATTGTAAAACCTGGGAACCATGTTGTCAGCCATAAGTACACACCATGTCTCAATAGAGATACATTTGTAGATGTGTCCAAACCTGACCTTGACACTGTCACAGCCTAG
- the LOC135472619 gene encoding uncharacterized protein LOC135472619 isoform X2, giving the protein MVTLHCEGKFAVDIAAVHWLVNSTMPLNVMCWEMKTEVCYRYQQTPYPNNRGANLTVNVTEDDFYLPLSCRVYTAQIDAVLPCVTVYIVPYPPDEKRDIGLLLPIVVPVAVIILLLLTCLCYYLYEPQITFFFYTWYTFKCQKHHKGRFGCDILVVHDDDDHTFVREHIAPNLKSLAYLKYKTMAKDLSAGRFLFEGTRELMEDSHSVMFIITPGILNEALFSHLLNVAVRLKRQILLVTVHKEGLKLTSWETLRKSYSKSETLANGLQYMKPVRWPGNKASGRQIKNFWCKIRRQLPIVKPGNHVVSHKYTPCLNRDTFVDVSKPDLDTVTA; this is encoded by the exons ATGGTCACTTTGCACTGTGAGGGGAAATTTGCTGTGGACATTGCAGCAGTTCACTGGCTTGTTAACAGCACAATGCCACTGAACGTCATGTGTTGGGAAATGAAGACAGAGGTCTGTTACAGATATCAACAGACACCATATCCCAATAACAG AGGTGCTAACTTGACAGTGAATGTGACAGAAGATGATTTTTACCTACCACTGAGTTGTCGTGTATATACTGCTCAGATTGATGCTGTTTTGCCCTGTGTGACAGTATACATTGTCCCTTATC CGCCTGATGAGAAGCGAGACATTGGCCTGCTATTACCCATTGTCGTACCAGTAGCTGTGATAATACTCCTTCTGCTCACCTGCCTGTGTTATTACTTGTATGAACCACAGATCACCTTCTTCTTCTACACGTGgtacacatttaaatgtcaaaagCATCACAAAG GTCGTTTTGGCTGTGACATACTGGTGGTGCATGATGACGATGATCATACGTTTGTCAGAGAACATATTGCCCCAAATCTGAAGAGTTTAGCCTACCTGAAGTACAAGACAATGGCCAAGGATCTCTCTGCTGGACGAT ttcTCTTCGAGGGCACACGGGAACTAATGGAAGACTCGCACAGTGTAATGTTCATCATTACCCCGGGGATACTGAACGAGGCCCTGTTTAGTCACCTCCTCAATGTGGCTGTCAGGTTAAAGCGACAGATTCTACTGGTCACTGTACACAAGGAAGGCTTAAAGTTAACATCCTGGGAGACATTGAGGAAGTCCTACAGCAAGTCTGAAACGCTGGCCAATGGCCTTCAGTACATGAAACCTGTGAGGTGGCCCGGGAACAAAGCCTCtggcagacaaataaaaaacTTTTGGTGTAAGATCCGTCGGCAGCTGCCCATTGTAAAACCTGGGAACCATGTTGTCAGCCATAAGTACACACCATGTCTCAATAGAGATACATTTGTAGATGTGTCCAAACCTGACCTTGACACTGTCACAGCCTAG